In the genome of Leptospira dzoumogneensis, one region contains:
- a CDS encoding imelysin family protein, with protein MRSILSNSLFRKTLYFISALSLVSCGGGGKDPLLFLAAGPGSSAFLEHTGKFVIIPSLEQLTTDTAALEAAAITYTSSGNTTEPNLLALQTAWDQVRVSLKKVEPYYFGPAGNPTEYYTKMDGFIKSGARPSSNLVNQIITGVVPSVCTATNTTLNKTNLTACPPKYKGIESLEILLFDSDLSRTTIDSNPSINTANADSSAPGPRRRDYILALAQVINQDALDLYNKWLPTGGNFLNEYTTGTGIQFRSQGEAFDIYIQSLGNLVNQIQDNKLGNAACLSVSCSGAGKLQKPDPVFLEAIYSRVAYKDLRDNLLGIEFAYLGDPADPKISSMSKLVRAQNSSLDDDIQAEITNFKNMLNAKISATADLYAEIDADGTTMNGTSVTTYVKPIWDQAKILKNLMTIDAFSVLGVPNLPSSNDGD; from the coding sequence ATGAGATCCATATTATCTAATTCTTTATTTAGAAAAACTTTATACTTCATTTCAGCACTTTCCTTAGTTTCCTGCGGAGGCGGAGGCAAAGATCCTCTGCTCTTCTTGGCGGCCGGACCGGGAAGTTCCGCATTTTTGGAACATACGGGTAAATTTGTGATCATTCCTAGTCTAGAACAATTGACTACGGATACGGCAGCATTAGAAGCAGCGGCGATTACTTATACTTCTTCCGGAAACACTACAGAACCGAATCTACTCGCCCTGCAGACTGCTTGGGACCAGGTTAGAGTTTCCTTAAAAAAAGTAGAACCTTACTACTTTGGACCTGCTGGGAATCCGACTGAGTATTATACTAAGATGGACGGATTTATAAAATCCGGCGCAAGGCCAAGCAGCAACTTGGTAAATCAGATCATAACAGGCGTTGTGCCCTCTGTTTGTACTGCTACCAATACAACTCTTAATAAAACAAACCTAACAGCTTGCCCGCCCAAATATAAAGGGATCGAATCTCTTGAGATCCTACTTTTCGACTCCGATTTGAGTAGAACTACGATCGATTCAAATCCCAGTATCAATACTGCAAACGCGGACTCCAGTGCGCCCGGTCCGCGAAGAAGAGATTATATCTTAGCCCTCGCCCAGGTAATTAATCAAGACGCATTAGATTTATATAATAAATGGCTTCCTACGGGCGGAAATTTTCTGAACGAATATACCACCGGAACAGGGATCCAATTCCGTTCTCAGGGAGAAGCTTTCGATATTTATATCCAATCTCTCGGAAATTTAGTGAACCAAATCCAAGATAATAAACTCGGAAATGCAGCTTGTTTAAGTGTGTCTTGTTCCGGCGCCGGAAAATTACAAAAGCCTGATCCTGTATTTTTGGAAGCGATCTATTCAAGGGTTGCTTATAAAGATCTGAGAGATAATTTATTAGGTATAGAATTCGCTTATTTAGGAGATCCTGCGGACCCAAAGATCAGCTCTATGTCTAAATTAGTCAGAGCACAGAACTCTTCTTTGGATGATGATATCCAAGCTGAGATCACAAACTTTAAGAATATGCTTAATGCGAAGATCAGTGCTACTGCCGACCTTTATGCCGAGATCGATGCGGATGGAACCACTATGAACGGTACAAGTGTCACCACATATGTAAAACCGATCTGGGATCAGGCAAAGATCTTAAAGAACCTGATGACGATCGATGCGTTTTCCGTTTTAGGAGTTCCTAATCTTCCTTCTTCCAACGACGGGGACTGA
- a CDS encoding MAPEG family protein codes for MFSSLFPLIAFTAWTILLVLVVVSFRTAQVLAGTKKSNEFPAWIQHGSDLYWRIHRAHLNCVEGLPVFAVLVLTFILSGYQNDTFDLLAWIVFGARVLQTSAHLSGGGVWNVNVRFTGFIIQYLCFTAMLVILVRSIL; via the coding sequence ATGTTTAGTTCTCTATTTCCATTAATCGCTTTTACCGCCTGGACCATTCTACTCGTACTCGTCGTAGTATCTTTTAGAACTGCACAAGTATTGGCAGGCACCAAAAAATCAAATGAGTTCCCTGCATGGATACAACACGGTTCCGATCTGTATTGGAGGATCCACAGAGCTCATTTAAACTGCGTAGAAGGTCTTCCAGTTTTTGCAGTTTTAGTTTTAACCTTTATACTTTCAGGATACCAAAACGATACTTTCGATCTTTTAGCTTGGATCGTATTCGGAGCAAGAGTGCTGCAAACAAGCGCTCATTTAAGCGGAGGCGGAGTTTGGAATGTGAACGTAAGATTTACCGGATTTATAATCCAATATCTTTGTTTCACTGCGATGTTAGTGATATTAGTACGTTCCATTCTATAA
- a CDS encoding phosphate signaling complex PhoU family protein, which translates to MASKFDYLRKNLYAMAELCLEQVLILDDAIEQENPDLAKQVIERDDLIDSLEKQNDNLSQNAILEAIANRNLLGMDQIDGEVILKKDPLRFALSSIRINRSLERMGDQIVNCATCYRRGLLPKGFFRQEEILDKMLSRVVTLVGMAVESLVEEKNRFYGSVHTVEEELNNLCHAAFLKFVLDPRLDKNQFADLYRMILGIERAGDYAVNIAEELVRLNTGMDIRHLSDPVQVTEKSKAS; encoded by the coding sequence ATGGCCTCCAAGTTCGATTATCTACGCAAAAATCTTTATGCAATGGCGGAGCTGTGTTTGGAGCAGGTCCTGATCTTGGACGACGCGATCGAACAGGAAAATCCTGATCTTGCCAAACAAGTAATCGAAAGAGACGATCTGATCGATAGTTTGGAAAAACAAAACGATAACCTCTCTCAAAATGCGATCTTAGAAGCGATCGCAAACCGTAACTTACTCGGGATGGACCAAATCGATGGAGAAGTTATACTCAAAAAAGACCCGCTTAGATTTGCACTTTCTTCCATTCGTATCAACAGAAGTTTAGAAAGGATGGGAGACCAGATCGTAAACTGTGCCACCTGCTATAGAAGAGGACTTCTTCCTAAAGGATTTTTCAGACAGGAAGAAATTTTAGATAAGATGCTCTCAAGGGTTGTCACTCTTGTAGGGATGGCGGTAGAGTCCTTGGTAGAAGAGAAAAATAGATTTTATGGTTCGGTGCATACCGTAGAAGAAGAACTGAACAATCTATGTCATGCAGCATTCTTAAAGTTCGTGCTGGATCCTAGACTCGATAAAAACCAATTCGCAGATCTATATAGGATGATATTAGGGATAGAAAGAGCCGGAGACTATGCGGTAAACATCGCAGAAGAGTTGGTCCGACTAAATACGGGCATGGACATTCGCCATCTTTCCGATCCCGTTCAGGTCACCGAAAAAAGTAAAGCTTCCTGA
- a CDS encoding DUF1554 domain-containing protein — translation MYTKRVSLLFAICLSVFQASCAIRSENPGDPNTQEYYENAIINCFITGCDKELIITGGNSLPEGGSLVLSISLVHKPDTSVTYNFSTSNSTIAPISPGTMTFTPSNYNIPQSLTITGASDDSDSTDNSIVISILTPSSETIPYSILQKDNDKFLFATPVSYAGNFAVGGLGDFVCQNEANNLFGSGLPSGTYKTFAVAGTWRRAMPSKIDWILLPNKEYIDFAGGTFVKAFATDANALFAFSTGSGISATSAGYWTGLQTDWSTANTCQGWTSSSGSFQGNFAGNSDPTVGGISTGTPDFCNVTKSLVCVQQ, via the coding sequence ATGTATACAAAGCGGGTCTCTTTACTCTTTGCAATCTGCCTTTCGGTTTTTCAGGCATCCTGCGCAATTAGATCCGAAAATCCCGGAGACCCGAATACACAAGAATATTATGAAAATGCGATTATCAATTGTTTTATCACAGGATGCGATAAAGAGCTTATTATTACCGGAGGAAATTCTCTGCCTGAAGGAGGCTCTTTAGTCCTATCGATTTCTTTAGTCCATAAACCTGATACTTCAGTGACTTACAATTTTTCCACAAGCAATTCTACGATCGCTCCTATTTCTCCCGGAACGATGACATTTACTCCCTCCAATTATAATATTCCTCAAAGTTTGACTATAACGGGAGCGTCGGATGATTCGGATTCTACCGACAATTCTATCGTGATCTCCATTCTTACTCCTAGTTCGGAGACTATACCTTATTCTATATTACAAAAGGATAATGATAAATTCTTATTTGCAACTCCGGTTTCTTATGCTGGAAATTTCGCCGTTGGGGGTTTGGGGGACTTTGTTTGTCAGAATGAGGCGAATAACCTCTTTGGCAGCGGACTTCCTTCAGGTACTTACAAAACTTTTGCAGTCGCAGGGACTTGGAGAAGGGCAATGCCTTCTAAGATCGATTGGATTTTACTGCCGAATAAAGAATATATAGATTTTGCAGGCGGTACTTTCGTAAAAGCATTCGCAACGGATGCGAATGCTTTATTCGCTTTTAGTACTGGAAGTGGGATAAGTGCGACATCCGCAGGATACTGGACCGGTCTGCAGACGGATTGGTCTACTGCAAATACATGCCAAGGCTGGACTTCCAGTTCAGGTTCGTTCCAAGGAAATTTTGCAGGGAACTCGGATCCGACTGTAGGAGGAATATCTACAGGGACTCCTGATTTCTGTAATGTAACTAAGTCCTTGGTTTGTGTTCAGCAATAA